A window of the Tunturibacter empetritectus genome harbors these coding sequences:
- a CDS encoding winged helix-turn-helix domain-containing protein, translated as MISEQVEAPFRIVRFGLFEVDLEACELRKKGLRIKLQDQPLHILRVLIERPGEIVTREELRHRLWQPDTFVDFDHSLNTAMMRLREVLGDSSENPRFIETVPRKGYRFVAPVHLVRPETATDSVATPDGNHATLPPANESKVLDPITSEDTTHPVAWIRKNLQISLFHALIFVVVLVLLTAIVSSIFFKLRSNSIFSYASSKPITSLVVLPMENLSGEKSQEYFADGMTDELIASLARISSIRVLSRTTAMEYKDSHESLGKIARDLGVDAVVEGTVLRSGDRVRITAELIQVSTDRHLWADTYESPLDDVLTLQNRVASAIVEQIRIQLTSQDKSRLASRRLVKPDAYEDFLKGLFYWNKRSREDLLKAIDYFQSAIVKDPQYALAYAGLADCYGILGAAIVGTVPTIDVAPKAEAAAMKAVELDSSLAETQTTLATVQFNYKWDWKAAERGFRRAIELNPNYATAHQRYSLYLTAMGRRSESLQEMERARSLDPLSVSMNFSLGWRLYMAREYDRALVQLNDAIEMDPSFVLPHIVLGQTYEQKGDYPKAIAELEKTAIMSHQSPPVIAALGHVYAVAGRAGDARKTLEKLQSESSTGYVSPFYVALVYAGLKDENHTMEWLEKAYADRSNSMVFLDVDPRFDNLRSNPKFQNLLLQRMNFVN; from the coding sequence ATGATCTCCGAGCAAGTCGAAGCACCCTTCCGCATCGTCCGATTTGGCCTCTTCGAGGTCGACCTTGAAGCCTGCGAGCTTCGGAAGAAGGGCCTACGCATTAAGCTTCAGGATCAGCCGTTGCATATCTTACGAGTGCTCATCGAGCGGCCCGGCGAGATCGTAACACGTGAAGAGCTGCGTCATCGACTCTGGCAGCCAGACACCTTCGTCGACTTCGACCACAGCCTCAACACCGCCATGATGCGGCTCAGGGAAGTCCTCGGCGACTCCTCCGAGAATCCCCGCTTCATCGAAACCGTACCGCGAAAGGGATACCGTTTCGTCGCTCCGGTGCACCTGGTCAGGCCCGAGACCGCAACCGACTCCGTCGCCACTCCGGACGGCAATCATGCAACTCTTCCGCCGGCAAACGAATCGAAAGTCCTCGATCCCATCACTAGCGAAGACACCACCCATCCTGTCGCCTGGATCAGGAAAAATCTTCAGATTTCGTTGTTTCATGCGCTGATCTTCGTCGTGGTTCTCGTTTTGTTGACGGCCATCGTCTCATCGATCTTCTTCAAACTCCGCTCCAACAGCATCTTTTCCTACGCCTCCTCTAAGCCCATCACCTCTCTCGTCGTATTGCCAATGGAAAACCTCTCAGGCGAAAAGAGCCAGGAGTACTTCGCCGACGGCATGACCGACGAACTCATTGCAAGCCTGGCAAGAATCAGTTCCATCCGCGTGCTCTCTCGAACCACCGCCATGGAGTACAAAGACTCTCACGAGTCGCTCGGAAAGATCGCGCGCGACCTCGGCGTCGATGCCGTCGTAGAAGGCACCGTTCTTCGCTCCGGCGATCGCGTCAGGATCACCGCGGAACTCATTCAAGTCTCCACCGACAGGCATCTATGGGCCGACACCTATGAGAGCCCGCTCGATGACGTGCTCACCCTGCAAAACCGCGTCGCGTCGGCCATCGTGGAGCAGATCCGCATCCAGCTCACCTCGCAGGATAAAAGCCGTCTGGCCAGCAGACGTCTCGTCAAACCTGACGCCTACGAGGATTTCCTCAAAGGCTTGTTCTACTGGAACAAGCGCTCCCGCGAAGATCTCCTCAAAGCCATCGACTACTTCCAATCGGCTATCGTCAAAGACCCGCAGTACGCCCTGGCCTACGCCGGTCTTGCCGACTGTTACGGCATCCTCGGCGCAGCCATCGTCGGCACCGTTCCTACCATCGACGTTGCACCCAAAGCCGAAGCCGCCGCCATGAAGGCCGTCGAGCTCGACTCCTCTCTCGCCGAGACCCAGACCACCCTCGCCACCGTTCAGTTCAACTACAAGTGGGACTGGAAGGCCGCCGAAAGGGGCTTCCGCAGGGCCATCGAGCTGAACCCCAACTACGCGACCGCCCATCAGCGCTACTCCCTCTACCTCACCGCCATGGGCCGTCGCAGCGAAAGCCTGCAGGAGATGGAGCGCGCCCGCTCTCTCGACCCGCTCTCCGTCAGCATGAACTTCAGCCTCGGATGGCGGCTCTACATGGCGCGTGAGTACGATCGCGCCCTCGTGCAGCTCAACGATGCCATCGAGATGGATCCATCCTTCGTCCTCCCCCACATCGTCCTCGGACAGACCTACGAGCAGAAGGGAGACTACCCGAAGGCGATCGCCGAGCTGGAGAAGACTGCGATCATGTCGCACCAGAGTCCCCCAGTCATCGCTGCTCTCGGACACGTCTACGCCGTTGCAGGCAGAGCCGGAGACGCCCGCAAGACTCTCGAGAAGCTCCAGTCCGAATCAAGCACTGGATACGTCTCTCCCTTCTATGTCGCCCTCGTCTATGCAGGGTTGAAAGATGAAAATCACACCATGGAGTGGCTCGAGAAAGCCTACGCCGACCGCTCCAACAGCATGGTCTTCCTCGACGTCGATCCCCGATTCGACAATCTAAGAAGCAACCCGAAGTTCCAAAACCTCCTCCTCCAGCGAATGAACTTCGTCAACTAA
- a CDS encoding TonB-dependent receptor: MTFGIDFRKFGSRLLVGVLSALIACGVFAKPAAGQVSGATLSGEISDNSGAVVPGALVTAQNSSNGASRSATTNDAGFYVIPNLLPGDYTVKVEANGFSTVLQKGLVLTVGAQQTYDGKLSVGKISQTVVVTTIPPSIQSSSSGLSATVDSRTVRELPLNGRDWTSLATLEPGVVSIPNQATTGFSANKGNRGFGNQLSDGGHRANENTYRVNGMVTNDYSNAAPGGATGVNLGVDAIGEFSVLTANYTAEYGRTSGAVINAITKSGTNEIHGTAYFFDRDSIFDARNYFDGPKIPSFRRLQFGGSAGAPIVKDHSFIFVDYEGIRQSQSSSGTIHVPDAASRAAAVPAIVPYLALWPVAPAGAPDLNGIQSLNVSTPTHASENYVITRFDQKISNRDNLDATYFFDSGPQTQADPLNNAVHSVFSRRQLYTAEETHVFNPSFANTVRGGVSRIIGKINTPVSGNAVATDAALAIAPGSKAPPQLPVAGLTTAYGLNGFNKFNHAWTSGQIYDDAFLTKGTHSIKLGFGFERMRYNVLEQLSPNGRMNTYSTLAKFLSNQADQLNALAPGGSTEVGLRESLFAGYVQDDWTVSKNFTLNLGLRYEATTKPTDANKVPGYTVNGYTVASAGFQEITTLVNCGASSTACGPVGVDSPISSNPTTKNFEPRVGFSWDPFRTGKTAVRGAFGMFDVLPLPYEFGLNTAATAPFQIIGADPNATLGTGVIDGNVNFNQQKIRNRYIDIHPKRAAVYNWNVNVQQDLGQGFMMTLGYVGSRSLHLSAAADDVNLVPGTVVSGVGIVFPCDPSSLGAGGTCSSSQTGTRVDSNWGGGAGIRPVLFDGAASYEAFQSQLKKAADHGIQGQLSYTFSKCRDLSSAPVTGDTYLNSIAVPLLSFKQARVGACDFDIRQVLTGNFIWEIPAPNFSSSFANFAVHGWEIGSIVTAETGAPFTVTVGGGNDPLGTGFNGDYSMDFADVLPGCKPTGGKGLAYINNNCFTPPTAPLSLGVATAANPLGCAPNSFLNYSGPAAPSGRQFCSNVVGNSGRNSFYGPHLTTVDFSLFKNTKVPRISDAFNVQFRAEFFNILNHTNYLSPGFLNTFGQNNSVYDFDGSSLPTALNQTSSSSRQIQLGAKFVF; the protein is encoded by the coding sequence ATGACGTTTGGAATCGACTTCAGAAAGTTTGGGTCACGTTTGCTGGTGGGCGTGTTGAGTGCACTGATCGCGTGTGGAGTTTTTGCGAAGCCGGCAGCGGGACAGGTATCGGGGGCGACACTTTCGGGGGAGATCTCTGATAACTCGGGCGCTGTGGTGCCGGGAGCGCTGGTGACGGCGCAAAATAGTTCGAACGGGGCGAGTCGATCCGCCACAACCAACGATGCCGGGTTCTATGTGATCCCGAACCTTCTTCCAGGGGATTACACGGTGAAGGTCGAGGCGAACGGCTTCAGCACAGTTCTGCAAAAGGGGCTGGTGCTGACCGTGGGCGCGCAACAGACCTACGATGGCAAGCTGTCGGTCGGCAAGATCTCGCAGACGGTGGTTGTAACGACGATTCCACCTTCGATTCAATCGTCGTCGTCCGGGCTGAGCGCGACGGTGGATTCGAGGACGGTGCGGGAGCTGCCGCTGAACGGCCGAGACTGGACCTCGCTGGCGACGCTGGAGCCGGGAGTTGTCAGCATTCCGAATCAGGCGACTACCGGCTTCAGCGCGAACAAGGGAAACCGTGGGTTTGGTAATCAGTTGAGCGATGGCGGGCATCGCGCCAACGAGAATACCTACCGGGTGAACGGCATGGTGACCAATGACTACTCGAATGCGGCACCGGGCGGGGCGACGGGAGTGAATCTTGGCGTTGATGCGATCGGCGAGTTCTCGGTGCTGACCGCGAACTATACGGCGGAGTATGGGCGTACCTCTGGCGCGGTTATTAATGCGATCACGAAGTCTGGTACGAACGAGATTCATGGGACGGCGTACTTCTTCGATCGCGATAGCATCTTCGATGCACGCAACTACTTTGATGGTCCCAAGATTCCCTCGTTCCGCCGGCTACAGTTTGGCGGTTCCGCGGGCGCGCCCATCGTCAAAGACCATAGTTTCATCTTCGTGGACTACGAGGGGATTCGGCAGAGCCAGTCGAGCTCGGGCACGATCCATGTCCCGGACGCTGCCTCGAGAGCAGCCGCGGTGCCTGCGATTGTTCCGTACCTTGCGTTGTGGCCGGTGGCTCCTGCGGGCGCGCCTGACTTGAACGGGATTCAATCGCTCAATGTGTCGACGCCTACGCATGCGTCGGAGAACTATGTCATCACCCGCTTCGATCAGAAGATCTCTAATCGTGACAATCTTGATGCGACTTATTTCTTCGATTCGGGGCCGCAGACGCAGGCTGATCCGCTTAATAATGCGGTGCACAGTGTCTTCTCCCGGAGGCAGCTCTATACCGCGGAGGAGACTCACGTCTTCAACCCTTCGTTCGCCAACACGGTGCGAGGCGGCGTCAGCCGGATTATCGGTAAGATCAATACGCCTGTCTCCGGCAACGCTGTAGCGACGGACGCTGCGCTTGCGATTGCGCCGGGGTCGAAGGCGCCGCCGCAGCTGCCGGTCGCCGGCCTTACGACGGCTTACGGGCTGAATGGATTTAATAAGTTCAACCACGCGTGGACTTCAGGTCAGATCTATGACGACGCGTTCCTGACGAAGGGCACTCACTCGATCAAGCTGGGCTTCGGGTTTGAGCGGATGCGGTACAACGTGCTCGAACAGCTTAGCCCGAATGGAAGGATGAACACGTATTCCACGCTGGCGAAGTTTTTGAGCAACCAGGCGGATCAGCTGAATGCGCTTGCTCCGGGTGGATCGACCGAGGTGGGTCTGCGTGAGAGTCTTTTTGCTGGCTATGTTCAGGACGACTGGACTGTAAGCAAGAACTTCACTCTGAATCTGGGACTGCGCTACGAGGCGACGACCAAACCCACCGATGCGAATAAGGTACCCGGTTACACGGTGAATGGTTATACGGTGGCGTCCGCGGGCTTCCAGGAGATTACGACGCTGGTCAACTGCGGTGCCAGCAGCACGGCGTGCGGACCGGTGGGCGTGGACAGTCCCATCTCGTCGAACCCGACGACCAAGAACTTTGAGCCGCGCGTGGGATTTTCGTGGGATCCGTTTCGCACCGGAAAGACAGCGGTGCGTGGAGCCTTCGGAATGTTCGACGTGCTCCCTCTGCCTTATGAGTTTGGGTTGAATACGGCCGCGACCGCTCCCTTCCAGATTATTGGCGCCGATCCGAACGCAACGCTGGGGACTGGTGTGATCGACGGCAATGTCAACTTCAACCAGCAAAAGATTCGAAATCGTTACATTGACATTCATCCAAAGCGCGCAGCCGTTTATAACTGGAACGTCAATGTCCAACAAGACCTGGGGCAGGGGTTCATGATGACCCTCGGCTATGTGGGCTCTCGCTCGCTCCACCTGTCAGCGGCAGCGGACGATGTCAACCTTGTACCAGGGACCGTGGTGAGCGGGGTCGGCATCGTCTTCCCCTGTGACCCGTCTTCTCTAGGCGCAGGAGGTACTTGCTCCAGCAGTCAGACGGGCACGCGGGTCGACTCCAACTGGGGCGGCGGCGCTGGGATTCGTCCTGTGTTGTTCGATGGGGCAGCTAGTTATGAGGCATTTCAATCTCAACTGAAGAAGGCGGCCGATCACGGCATCCAGGGGCAGTTGTCTTACACGTTCAGCAAATGCCGCGACCTTAGCTCCGCTCCGGTTACGGGTGACACCTATTTGAATTCGATCGCTGTTCCTCTTCTGTCTTTCAAGCAGGCGAGGGTTGGGGCTTGCGACTTCGACATCAGACAGGTGTTGACTGGCAACTTCATCTGGGAGATTCCAGCGCCGAACTTCTCTTCTTCTTTTGCAAACTTCGCAGTCCACGGGTGGGAGATTGGAAGCATCGTTACGGCTGAGACGGGCGCACCTTTCACGGTAACCGTAGGAGGAGGAAATGACCCGCTCGGAACGGGCTTCAACGGCGACTACTCCATGGACTTTGCGGATGTGCTTCCCGGTTGCAAGCCAACCGGCGGAAAGGGATTGGCCTACATCAATAACAACTGCTTTACGCCACCGACGGCGCCGTTATCGCTTGGAGTTGCGACTGCTGCGAATCCTCTGGGATGTGCGCCTAACTCCTTCCTCAACTATTCCGGACCTGCGGCTCCTTCGGGGCGTCAATTCTGCTCTAACGTTGTCGGCAACTCGGGGCGCAACAGCTTCTATGGTCCGCATCTGACGACTGTCGATTTTTCTCTCTTCAAGAACACCAAGGTGCCGCGAATATCGGACGCCTTCAACGTGCAGTTCCGGGCGGAGTTCTTCAACATACTCAACCACACGAACTACCTCTCTCCCGGCTTCTTGAACACCTTCGGGCAAAACAACTCTGTCTACGACTTTGATGGAAGCTCTCTTCCCACGGCTCTCAATCAAACCTCTTCTAGCTCCCGGCAGATTCAACTTGGAGCGAAGTTTGTCTTCTAA